The window GCAGCGTTTAACCCAACTGGCATGAATACTATGAACAATAATGGTGAATCAGCTGGACAAACCGTATTCCATTACCATCTGCATCTCATTCCACGCTATGATGAAAAAGATGGTTTAAAAGTAGAATGGAATAGTAGACAAGCTGAATTCCCTACTGAAATTTTAACAGAAATTGCTGGGCAAATTAGAGAAAATTTATAAATTCTAGACTTTACTAGTTTCTTAATAGGATTACAAATATCATCCTATTGCAATTTTCATAGTTTTTGCGTACAATCATGAATAAGTTTTCGCTAATGGCAATGAGTGCACATTAGGAGAACCAAATTAGCTTAGAAAAGTTAGAGGAGACGAGACAGATGAATACAAAAAATTTAGTTTTAATGGCGCTTTTAATTGGAATTGGGACGGCACTATATGTTGTGATCCCAGGATTCGTACAAGGCATGAAACCAGATTTCATTTTGACGATGATGTTTATTGGGATTTTACTTTTCCCAACACTTAAGGAAACTTTCTTACTCGGATTAAGTGCTGGCGTTCTTTCGGGACTATTTACTACTTTCCCTGCTGGGTTCTTACCGAATATTATTGATAAATCCGTAACAGCATTTGTATTTTTAGCAATAGTATTAGTGCTTAAAAAGCTGACTACAAATATGGTCGTAACAACGATTTCTGTTGGAATTGGTACATTAATTTCAGGCACAATTTTCTTATCTGTTGCATTATTTGCAATGGGGACAGATGTAGGTGCGCCTTTCTTAATTTTATTTTCAAGTGTTGTATTACCAGCAGTTGCATTCAACGCTGGGGCGTTTATTGTCATTTACCCTATCATCCAAAAATTAGTGAAGCGTTCAAACTTCAAAACTTCTTTATCAAATGCATAATTATTGAAGCTACGTAGCTATAAATTAATAGCTACGTAGCTTCTTTTTCATTTGCTCATTTCATGGTTTAATATAAGTAGTTTATGGAAATTAATTAAGGTAAATGTCCAAATTAATAGGAAAGGAAGAATCATAATGAATACAAAAACATTTTTAATCGGTTTGTCTGCTGGATTAGTTGGAGGAGCGGCGGCTATATTATTATCCACTCCCCAATCTGGTACACAGCTTCGCCAAAATATCACAACGAATTTAGCAAGCGCAAAATTAAAACTATCCGATCTAACATCTGAAATTATCAATGTGAAAAAATCGCTAACAACACTCACTTCAGAAGCACAAAATAACATGCCTAGTATAATAAATGATTTAAAGGTAAGTCTGACCGAGTTCAAACAAGAAATCGAACCAGAAACATTAACTTTAAAACAAGAAATTGAGAAATTACAGAATTCTATTAGTGAAATCGAGAAAATTATCCCTTCAGACAAAAATGAACCTCAGTCAGACGTATTGAATTCATAGGTAATAAAACCTACTATTTTTTACTTTTTATTCAAATTAAATAACTATAATATCTTTTTTTAACATTTTTTAGCCAATTGTTAATTATTTAATTTTTCTAACTTTAAACTTTATTCTTTTATTGCTATAATATTTTCAAAACATATAATGAAAGAAGAAGGTGATTGCTTTGTCTGATGAATTATACACACAGAAAGAGGCTATGTTATATAGCCAACGTATTGCACAGTTATCTAAAGCTCTTTGGAAAGCTGTTGAAAAGGATTGGCAAACATGGATTAAGCCTTTCGATTTAAATATTAATGAACATCATATTTTATGGATTTCATATCATTTAAAAGGTGCCTCCATTTCTGATGTTGCTAAATTCGGAGTCATGCATGTATCGACTGCTTTCAACTTTTCAAAAAAATTAGAAGAGCGTGGTTTATTAACATTTTCAAAGCGTGATGATGATAAACGTAATACTTACGTAGAGCTTACACCTAAAGGCTCTGAGCTGATTTTACGTATGTATGAACATTACCATGATACAGAACATTCGATATTAGAAGGTTCATTACCTTTAAAAGAGATTTACGGGAGATTCCCTGAGTTTTTAGATGTCATGGCTGTTATTCGTAATATTTACGGCGAGGATTTTATCGAAATTTTCGAACGCTCCTTCCAAGATTTTAAAGATACCTTTAAAGAAGTGAAACATACTGCCTCTATTTAATGGAAGAGAAAAAGGGTGTATTCATACACTCTTTTTTTCGTTAAGGTAAATTATACGACTGTCTCTACTTTATGTAGTATGATGAGAAAACATACACATGCGTTTACACTAGAATTACTTTTTATTCAGTTTATTACGCAACCTATTAGGAGGATATTCGTGCACTGTTGGAAAACAATTAATATTGAGCGTGATTATGGTACAGCAAGACTATATATATTGTCTTGCATTGTTTTTGTTTTAGTGTTTTGTTTTTCATATATAACTTTAAGCTTTCAATTTATGTCTCGACATGAAGACCATTACTTATGGTTGATCATATTTTTCACCCCATTCATCTATCCTATTCATAAAGCGATTCACTATTTCGTTTTATTTAAATACAGAAACTCGATTGTTTTTAGATTTAAAATACGATACATTTTCATCCCGATTGTTCATATGCAATTGCAACAGAGCATTCCTAAAAAGTTATATATATTTACATTACTTACACCGTTTATTTTATTTAACACCATTCTTTTTATTGGGGGCCTATACATTCCACAATATGCCCATTATTTTAGCTTTTTACTGGCTTTTCATTGTAGTGTTTGTTTAATGGATATTTTATATGTCAAACATTTATTGTCCGCACCAAAGAATGCTATAATTGAGGAAACACCTAGAGGTTATGAAATTCTTGTACCATTAAATTTATAGTTAGTCTTTAATGCAAATTTTTTATTCAAGTTGTAAGGGGGAGGAATAAATTGCTATTACTCATTGTCATTCTATTTTCGATTTTATACTTATTCCAAATTAATCGGATGACAGCTGCTCTTTGTATTCAAAAAGAAATCCCTGAAGAAAAGCAGCCAAAAATATTCCGAACAATCAATGTACTGATTACGATTTTATTGATTAGCCTATATGTAGAAGTATTAATAGCTGTATAATAATCAATTACACCTTGGCTAACTCTTGTCCATATTTTAAATTGTGCTTAGGCCTGCACGATGCAGGTCAGTTAGCCTTTGTCTCATTGATGCGACGAACTTAGGCTAACATCCTAAACTAACTCACATTAAAATCTGTGACATCCGTCGCGGCATTTTTTTCATTCAGCGTTTTTTTCTGAATAAAAATAAAAAAGGTGCACACGCTAAAGCGGGCACCTTTTTTTACTTCTCTCATTTACCAATGTAAATTAAAATGGTCATTCCTCAACTTTTTTCAAATTAATGGAACCAACATACATTTGCTATATCTATCCATTTTTTAGATTAGTAAATAAACGCTGCACCTACGATGATCAATAAAATGAACAATACGACTAATAGTGCAAAGCCTGAGCCAGAACCATTATAGCCTCCGCCACCCATCACGTCACCTCCCATCTATCATCTATCGTATGCACCTTGCTTGGTAAAACTTAGGCCATTACTGTATGCAACCATTTTGTTTTTAATTCGTTTATGTTATAGTAACTAATGCATTCAAAGAAAGTTAGGAGCGTAATAAAAAATGAAAAAATCACTTTTTGCATTAACATTAGCTGCATCAATCGGTTTAGCTGCATGTAGTAATCCTGGCGATGAGGTAATTGTCTCGACAAATGTTGGCGACATTACTCAAGAAGACTTTTACAATCAAATTAAAGATATCGCTGGTGATGAATTATTACAACAAGTAGTAATTGAGAAGATTTTAAACGAGAAATATAAAGTAACTGAAGAAGAAATTGAAAAAGAGTTCAAAGCTGTTAAAGAACAACTTGGCGATGGCTTAGACGCCGCTTTAGCGCAAAGTAATTTAACTGAAGAAGGCTTAAAAACAAATATCCGCTTCAGCCTTTTACAACAAAAAGCAGTTGCTGATGTTGAAGTAACGGATGAAGAAATTCAATCATATTATGACCAAGCTAAACAAGAGTTAAATGCTCGTCATATTTTAGTGGAAGATGAGGCAACAGCTAAAGAAGTTGCTAAAAAATTAAACGCTGGTGAGGATTTTGCTGCAGTAGCAAAAGAATATTCAAAAGACCCAGGTTCAGCTGAAAAAGGCGGCGAATTAGGCTGGTTTACAGTTGGAAAAATGGTTCCTGAATTCAATGACGCTGCTTATGCACTTGAAGTGAATAAAATTAGTGAACCAGTTAAAACACAGCATGGTTTCCACATCATCCAAGTAACTGAGAAGCGCGATGTAAAGGATTTTGGAACTTTAGAAGAGAAGAAAGAAGAAATCCGTGAATCAATCGCAGCTTCTAAAGGCGACTGGGCTACAACATTGGATAAGTTACTTAAAGAAGCAGATATTGAAGTAAAAGATGCTGACTTGAAAAACGCTTTCAAAGACATGAGCGCTGAATAAATTTCACTTCTTTCATCAGCAGTCTCCACCTCTATAGGTGTCGATTTGAATACGGAATTTAGTTTCTAATCCAAATATTAGCTGAGAGAAGTTAAGTCCCTGGCAGATGTCACAGAATCTGATTTGTGCGTACACAAATCAGATTCCGGACGCAATTATGCCTAGGCATAATTGATAAAAAAAAAAGCACAGCAAATATTGCTGTGTCTTTTTTTATGAATTTCTCTTTAGTTTTTCTTCACAAATTCTGATTTTAACTTCATTGCACCGAAACCATCAATTTTACAATCAATGTTGTGATCGCCTTCTACTAGGCGGATGCTCTTCACACGTGTACCAATTTTAAGTGTAGATGAACTACCTTTTACCTTTAAATCTTTAATAACCGTTACAGTGTCACCATCTGCTAATAAATTTCCGTTAGCGTCACGAACTACTAGCCCTTCTTCAATGGCTTCTTCTGTTTGTGACCATTCATGTGCACATTCTGGACAAACGAACATTTGTCCATCTTCATACGTATATTCTGAGCCGCAATTCGGGCAATTTGGTAATTTCTCCATTATCCTAACCTCCACTCAATGATTACTCTATACTGTCATACTTACAAAACGAAAACAAGCCAATGCTGCTTAAGGTACTTATTTCACTCACAACTCATTATGATTAAGCTGTTTTTGGGCTACCACAATATTGGTCACAAAGGCATATTCACAGGAAATGACAGCTTCAGCCTTCGTTCCTCTTCCCTTGCTCAGCCAGCCATAATCCTAACCCTAAAACGACTGCACCTCCCACGATATTTCCAGCAGTGACCGGCACTAAATTATGAATGGCACCGCTAAGGGTGATTGTCTCTCCATGTGGGATAAAAAATGCTAACGTAAACAAAGTCATGTTTGCGATACTGTGCTCAAAGCCCGACATAATAAACGGGAAAATACAACAAAAGATAATCATAATTTTAGCAGCTTCACTTTTTAAGCGGTAAGTGCACCAAACTGCTATACAAACAAGTGTGTTACATAAAATACCTCGAAAAAAAAGTTCCGTCGCAGGGGCAGACATTTTTGCCGTTGTAACTTTTTCGACAAAATTGGCGGTCTCCCCTACTGCCATGCCGGACATAAAAAATAGCCACGCACAAAAAATAGAACC is drawn from Solibacillus sp. R5-41 and contains these coding sequences:
- a CDS encoding formate/nitrite transporter family protein, with amino-acid sequence MTETFQAIATVAEKKTQMVRTSKLGFLILAFYGGLFIGFGIITFIVIGGLLSPTNVPSMKIIQGLAFGVALCMVTLSGTDLFTGNNLVMAIGTLEKRTSILDLINVWSYSYVGNFIGSIFCAWLFFMSGMAVGETANFVEKVTTAKMSAPATELFFRGILCNTLVCIAVWCTYRLKSEAAKIMIIFCCIFPFIMSGFEHSIANMTLFTLAFFIPHGETITLSGAIHNLVPVTAGNIVGGAVVLGLGLWLAEQGKRNEG
- a CDS encoding DUF3267 domain-containing protein, with product MSRHEDHYLWLIIFFTPFIYPIHKAIHYFVLFKYRNSIVFRFKIRYIFIPIVHMQLQQSIPKKLYIFTLLTPFILFNTILFIGGLYIPQYAHYFSFLLAFHCSVCLMDILYVKHLLSAPKNAIIEETPRGYEILVPLNL
- a CDS encoding YjcZ family sporulation protein — translated: MGGGGYNGSGSGFALLVVLFILLIIVGAAFIY
- a CDS encoding HTH-type transcriptional regulator Hpr, which gives rise to MALSDELYTQKEAMLYSQRIAQLSKALWKAVEKDWQTWIKPFDLNINEHHILWISYHLKGASISDVAKFGVMHVSTAFNFSKKLEERGLLTFSKRDDDKRNTYVELTPKGSELILRMYEHYHDTEHSILEGSLPLKEIYGRFPEFLDVMAVIRNIYGEDFIEIFERSFQDFKDTFKEVKHTASI
- a CDS encoding YtxH domain-containing protein, producing MNTKTFLIGLSAGLVGGAAAILLSTPQSGTQLRQNITTNLASAKLKLSDLTSEIINVKKSLTTLTSEAQNNMPSIINDLKVSLTEFKQEIEPETLTLKQEIEKLQNSISEIEKIIPSDKNEPQSDVLNS
- a CDS encoding peptidylprolyl isomerase, coding for MKKSLFALTLAASIGLAACSNPGDEVIVSTNVGDITQEDFYNQIKDIAGDELLQQVVIEKILNEKYKVTEEEIEKEFKAVKEQLGDGLDAALAQSNLTEEGLKTNIRFSLLQQKAVADVEVTDEEIQSYYDQAKQELNARHILVEDEATAKEVAKKLNAGEDFAAVAKEYSKDPGSAEKGGELGWFTVGKMVPEFNDAAYALEVNKISEPVKTQHGFHIIQVTEKRDVKDFGTLEEKKEEIRESIAASKGDWATTLDKLLKEADIEVKDADLKNAFKDMSAE
- a CDS encoding zinc ribbon domain-containing protein YjdM; translated protein: MEKLPNCPNCGSEYTYEDGQMFVCPECAHEWSQTEEAIEEGLVVRDANGNLLADGDTVTVIKDLKVKGSSSTLKIGTRVKSIRLVEGDHNIDCKIDGFGAMKLKSEFVKKN
- a CDS encoding tryptophan transporter → MNTKNLVLMALLIGIGTALYVVIPGFVQGMKPDFILTMMFIGILLFPTLKETFLLGLSAGVLSGLFTTFPAGFLPNIIDKSVTAFVFLAIVLVLKKLTTNMVVTTISVGIGTLISGTIFLSVALFAMGTDVGAPFLILFSSVVLPAVAFNAGAFIVIYPIIQKLVKRSNFKTSLSNA